The Arcanobacterium pinnipediorum genome includes a region encoding these proteins:
- a CDS encoding isopeptide-forming domain-containing fimbrial protein, with product MKRFTGSVAAILLTTVLAMSGFVPLAQAEPVAYEFEGEWVDAPERTLSGFDVLTSRWRLDINDDASAPANDEVEENNVVTLSAENAVFNRIPTICANTETSSISTDGSVLTCDLGTLTEGSALNFTSSLLVTGSPGSHVKLSGQFRGKIVDNLAPIPIYTQFAMDAKFDGGTPYSQLLPLVKPEQYLLEFPFSISHAHNSPAGPDTVTFDITTTRRVEVDPSGHEADLVVMDEGACQPNDRQQPGYPFSDGQHSADQQTAFPTCTLEKTGTDTFRLTLSGLKYDQPAPQLDSNAEPLPRGMDVIAAGKLRFKLRYTANGNTVNLTASAPQFQAVDGSSFTDDPSNNTNSVPVVLGYYTGGWALSYMRPKSYPGIPWTDTYRAPVGATVMSFVGHTPTRASESTDHWVCGIIDHEKVELQKVRVAVDGSVKPHFFYDDSFPTNPDGTRDIWYYVGETLHNPGSDQPVDPNDFACGGETSTTDPEAGNQPEWTRTPADLSHVKAVKARLSKNVVSSAGRRGQVYVAMELKIKDTVKIGTPIWTWGYVLSDGATNWNHSADKVSYFDRSLDPKDVKPYGTLTPDLKYPFVGPGRDVLRVVGSEPYVDKQVARTQYLPNEEAEFSLTYGLESNLAQPFPDSLTLTDILPQGLTYVAGSTQYADGSPAPEPTVTNVAATNTTPAHTQLVWNFNDVVPNDPAGKLTYRATVPADAQPGQSFASSVIIESQGISRTAQATFTVPTSGLTNLRKSAVESELKPDKDATATGKWMVELHSADPRTSNITDVIDLLPTPEDGAGTTGKTMPQLVKVTASLPGSKVYYTTVPRAMLNEDPAHPSNGSLGQPSDIWSEDFSPNATAVRVIGGPLVPLGVQKIILEVKYSGLEETTTFVNVAVGRAENTRLRMRSSALMQYTKPTPDPDPEPTPDPDPEPTPQPEPPVPASPTPDQPKPPTDSPNTKLAKTGSDSVTLLALSSLLLLLGAGLLRQRNRVS from the coding sequence ATGAAACGTTTTACTGGTTCGGTTGCAGCCATTCTTTTAACAACCGTTCTAGCTATGAGCGGGTTTGTTCCACTGGCACAAGCTGAGCCGGTAGCTTATGAGTTCGAAGGCGAATGGGTCGATGCGCCTGAACGCACACTATCGGGATTCGATGTTCTGACTTCTCGTTGGCGGCTAGATATTAACGATGATGCTTCCGCCCCAGCCAATGACGAGGTTGAAGAAAACAACGTTGTGACTCTTAGTGCTGAAAATGCAGTTTTTAACCGGATTCCTACGATCTGCGCTAATACAGAAACCTCAAGCATTAGCACAGATGGATCCGTATTGACTTGTGACTTAGGCACGCTCACCGAAGGTAGTGCACTGAATTTTACGAGTAGCTTACTTGTTACAGGCTCACCTGGTTCCCACGTAAAGTTAAGTGGTCAGTTCCGCGGTAAGATCGTTGATAACCTAGCGCCAATCCCGATCTACACTCAATTTGCTATGGACGCGAAGTTTGATGGTGGAACCCCCTACTCGCAGTTGTTGCCTTTAGTTAAGCCAGAGCAATATTTACTCGAATTCCCTTTCTCTATTAGCCATGCTCACAATAGCCCTGCGGGACCAGATACCGTCACATTTGATATTACGACTACCCGTCGGGTCGAAGTAGACCCTTCCGGTCACGAGGCCGATTTAGTGGTTATGGATGAGGGCGCCTGCCAGCCCAATGATCGTCAACAACCGGGGTATCCGTTTTCTGATGGTCAACATTCAGCTGACCAGCAAACGGCCTTCCCTACGTGTACGTTAGAAAAGACTGGCACTGATACGTTCCGGTTGACCCTATCTGGGCTAAAATATGACCAGCCTGCTCCGCAGCTAGATTCCAATGCCGAGCCATTGCCTAGAGGAATGGATGTAATTGCTGCCGGAAAGCTCCGATTCAAACTTCGCTACACTGCTAACGGCAATACGGTAAATCTCACTGCCTCTGCCCCGCAGTTCCAGGCAGTTGACGGAAGTAGTTTCACTGATGATCCTAGCAATAACACCAACTCTGTACCGGTAGTGTTGGGCTACTATACGGGCGGATGGGCATTATCCTATATGCGCCCGAAGTCCTACCCGGGAATACCGTGGACAGATACCTACCGCGCTCCAGTTGGAGCAACCGTCATGTCTTTCGTTGGCCACACCCCAACGCGTGCCAGTGAATCAACTGACCACTGGGTCTGCGGCATTATCGATCATGAAAAGGTGGAGCTACAAAAGGTACGGGTAGCTGTTGATGGTAGCGTGAAACCGCATTTCTTCTATGATGATTCCTTCCCAACAAACCCAGACGGTACTCGTGACATTTGGTATTACGTGGGCGAAACTTTGCACAACCCTGGTAGCGACCAGCCTGTAGATCCCAATGACTTTGCATGTGGAGGCGAAACTAGCACAACTGATCCCGAGGCTGGTAATCAACCTGAATGGACTCGCACACCTGCCGACTTATCTCACGTCAAAGCTGTCAAAGCGCGCCTGTCTAAAAATGTGGTGAGCTCTGCGGGAAGAAGAGGGCAAGTATATGTTGCTATGGAACTTAAAATTAAAGACACCGTGAAAATCGGTACTCCGATTTGGACCTGGGGCTACGTTTTGTCAGACGGAGCTACTAATTGGAATCATAGTGCTGATAAAGTCTCCTACTTCGACCGCAGCTTGGACCCCAAGGATGTCAAACCCTATGGAACACTCACCCCGGATCTCAAATATCCGTTCGTCGGTCCTGGGCGCGACGTGCTACGTGTTGTAGGTTCCGAACCTTACGTAGATAAGCAAGTCGCACGAACTCAATACCTTCCTAATGAAGAAGCCGAATTTAGCCTCACCTACGGCCTAGAATCTAATCTGGCTCAACCATTCCCCGATAGTCTCACCCTGACCGATATTCTTCCCCAAGGTCTAACGTATGTAGCTGGAAGCACTCAATATGCTGATGGTTCTCCTGCTCCAGAACCAACAGTGACGAATGTTGCTGCCACGAATACCACACCTGCACATACCCAACTGGTGTGGAACTTTAACGATGTTGTTCCTAATGATCCAGCCGGGAAGTTGACTTACCGGGCTACAGTGCCAGCAGATGCCCAGCCAGGACAAAGCTTTGCCAGTTCGGTAATAATTGAAAGCCAAGGAATTAGCCGCACTGCGCAAGCCACGTTTACTGTTCCGACCTCGGGGTTAACTAACTTACGCAAATCAGCAGTTGAGTCTGAACTAAAGCCCGATAAGGACGCAACCGCCACAGGTAAGTGGATGGTGGAATTACACTCCGCAGATCCGCGCACCTCGAATATCACTGACGTGATTGATCTTCTGCCGACTCCTGAAGATGGAGCTGGTACTACAGGAAAAACCATGCCACAGCTGGTTAAAGTAACGGCTTCTCTGCCGGGGAGCAAAGTCTATTACACCACTGTGCCCCGAGCTATGCTTAATGAGGATCCGGCCCATCCTAGCAACGGCAGTCTCGGGCAGCCCTCCGATATTTGGAGTGAAGACTTTTCTCCTAATGCCACAGCTGTGCGCGTCATTGGTGGACCGTTAGTTCCTCTTGGTGTTCAGAAAATTATTCTGGAAGTTAAGTATTCTGGGTTAGAGGAAACGACGACGTTTGTCAATGTCGCTGTAGGCCGTGCAGAAAATACACGGTTACGGATGCGGTCGTCTGCGCTCATGCAATACACCAAACCCACTCCAGATCCAGATCCAGAACCCACCCCAGATCCAGATCCAGAACCCACCCCACAGCCAGAACCGCCAGTTCCTGCATCGCCAACTCCTGATCAACCCAAGCCACCAACGGATTCTCCGAATACGAAGCTAGCTAAAACAGGTAGCGATAGCGTAACGTTGCTGGCTCTCAGTTCTCTCCTGCTGCTTTTAGGAGCAGGTCTACTTCGGCAACGCAACCGAGTGAGCTAA
- a CDS encoding ADP-ribosylglycohydrolase family protein translates to MLSSHVSNSSIVSAMSVNSDRALGCVLGLAAGDALGVGYEFNKPLPPTLPIEMIGREGFEPGEWSDDTAMSIPIIDAGIASQGYFGDHERDLIAEAWFTWFEAQPKGIGQQIFSVISASHCERTAQALAKASAMRYRQIPNRSAGNGSLMRTAPVVLPNLDRETVADAARQISLLTHGDPIASEACVIWSVAIAYAIEYGSFDGIDEGVGLLPVNRRSFWNKALREAQQRTPNTFRSNGWVVQALQGAWSAITTTKIPFDDPSRHLQLAMEAAVRGGGDTDTVAAIAGSLLGARWGLSAIPESWIGKIHGYPGLSGFELIERIRSGYA, encoded by the coding sequence GTGTTGAGTAGCCACGTTTCGAATTCTTCGATTGTCAGTGCGATGAGTGTGAACTCTGATCGTGCGCTCGGTTGCGTTCTTGGTCTTGCTGCTGGGGATGCGTTAGGCGTGGGATATGAGTTCAACAAGCCGTTGCCGCCGACCTTACCGATTGAGATGATTGGGCGCGAAGGATTCGAACCGGGTGAGTGGTCTGATGACACCGCGATGTCAATCCCGATCATCGATGCTGGCATTGCTAGTCAGGGTTACTTTGGGGATCATGAACGTGATCTGATTGCCGAAGCCTGGTTCACGTGGTTTGAGGCGCAACCCAAAGGGATTGGTCAGCAGATATTTTCTGTCATTAGTGCCTCTCACTGTGAGCGTACAGCACAGGCGCTAGCGAAAGCGTCAGCTATGCGTTACCGGCAGATACCTAACCGCTCAGCCGGTAATGGTTCCCTGATGCGCACCGCCCCGGTCGTCCTCCCTAATCTGGACCGAGAGACGGTTGCAGATGCTGCTAGGCAGATCTCATTGCTTACTCATGGTGATCCGATAGCTTCAGAGGCGTGCGTGATCTGGTCTGTTGCGATTGCCTACGCTATCGAATACGGTTCCTTTGACGGAATTGATGAAGGCGTCGGGTTACTTCCAGTAAACAGACGCTCGTTTTGGAACAAGGCTTTAAGAGAAGCCCAGCAGCGCACTCCCAACACTTTTCGTAGCAACGGTTGGGTAGTTCAAGCTCTCCAAGGAGCATGGTCGGCAATTACGACGACGAAGATTCCTTTCGATGATCCGTCACGTCACCTACAACTCGCTATGGAAGCAGCAGTTCGTGGGGGAGGAGACACTGACACGGTTGCTGCGATAGCCGGAAGTCTCCTGGGCGCTCGATGGGGTTTATCTGCCATACCTGAAAGTTGGATCGGGAAGATTCACGGCTATCCTGGACTGTCAGGATTTGAGCTGATTGAACGCATACGATCTGGTTATGCTTAA
- a CDS encoding DUF5996 family protein encodes MTTSQTPSSWPELRIEDWTDSRDTLHMWTQIVGKIRMQYAPLINHWWQVTLYVSPVGLTTSSIPFDGDVFDIEFDFINHELRFRRSNGLHAKFALEAMTVADFYAKVQQSMAEIEVPMNISVFPNEVDPAIPFPEDTVHKSYDKDAVHRFWLQLSKVHIALDSFRAGFLGKVSPVHFFWGSFDMACTRFVDEIAPQHPGGVPNCADWVMAEGYSHHLTSAGFWPGGEGEGMFYSYAYPAPDGYARQKIEPAEAYYSEELYEYLLPYEAVRKSDNPEEMVRQFFESTYALAADLDGWDREKLDAATDRLASYLK; translated from the coding sequence ATGACCACCTCACAGACCCCTTCATCTTGGCCAGAGCTACGGATTGAGGATTGGACCGATTCGCGCGACACCTTACATATGTGGACGCAGATCGTTGGCAAGATTCGTATGCAGTATGCCCCGCTTATCAATCACTGGTGGCAGGTTACGTTGTATGTATCTCCGGTTGGTTTGACGACGTCGTCAATCCCGTTCGACGGCGATGTGTTCGATATCGAGTTCGACTTCATTAACCATGAGCTTCGGTTCCGTCGCAGTAACGGACTACACGCAAAGTTTGCTTTAGAAGCTATGACGGTAGCTGACTTCTATGCGAAAGTGCAACAGTCCATGGCCGAAATCGAAGTTCCTATGAATATTAGTGTTTTCCCTAATGAGGTTGACCCGGCGATTCCGTTCCCAGAAGATACTGTTCACAAGAGTTACGATAAGGATGCCGTTCACCGGTTCTGGTTACAGTTATCGAAAGTCCATATTGCGTTAGATAGTTTCCGTGCCGGATTCTTAGGCAAAGTAAGCCCGGTACATTTCTTCTGGGGATCTTTCGATATGGCGTGTACACGATTCGTCGATGAGATTGCTCCCCAGCATCCTGGTGGTGTTCCAAACTGTGCCGACTGGGTGATGGCGGAAGGTTACTCACACCATCTAACGAGCGCTGGTTTTTGGCCGGGAGGCGAAGGAGAAGGCATGTTCTATTCCTACGCATACCCTGCTCCAGATGGCTACGCCCGCCAAAAGATCGAACCGGCCGAAGCTTATTACAGTGAAGAACTGTATGAGTATCTGCTGCCTTATGAGGCAGTGCGTAAGTCAGATAATCCGGAAGAGATGGTTCGCCAGTTCTTCGAAAGCACATATGCTTTAGCTGCTGATTTAGATGGTTGGGATCGGGAAAAGTTAGACGCTGCCACTGATCGGCTCGCCTCATACCTGAAGTAG
- a CDS encoding DUF6688 domain-containing protein encodes MTEGTVLSLLLFSFGFLVAFSLLCVYPVVLLGYQLMLVVRALRWKTAQSHRPGYDTWALCFLLACDVLYLLFYKDVVFSAGWQEQLLNSQRHSPISPNYYLWVVILFGLCFVAFYALWLKPVDKLPPLIPVLAIGMLYIATAYVVIWTIQIYEYRQLTDLYLFIPAVAFVLIVARTIAITVRAHVFDADRSVKFETHPMLARLNYYFTQAKTWPMWAFFITLPVLGVVYAILVLLGQGPHALIRAFTDTSGWTFSQQISPPNVFFDEHYLCTVAAGGHKELVKPIRGGIRHGHPVIVNRQLLIANAFEQVISDQLPRTHRTIRGFYDRYGFDLAKRIRTKWAADTVWVLMKPLEWSFLAVIYLCVRHPEDLIAMQYTGIHYRELNDIDV; translated from the coding sequence GTGACTGAAGGAACAGTCCTCAGCCTACTACTTTTCAGTTTTGGGTTTTTAGTTGCGTTTTCATTACTGTGTGTTTATCCGGTGGTGCTGCTGGGATATCAGCTGATGTTGGTTGTGCGAGCCTTACGGTGGAAAACCGCGCAGTCGCATCGTCCTGGATATGACACGTGGGCGCTCTGTTTCCTTCTGGCGTGCGATGTTTTATACCTCCTCTTCTATAAAGACGTGGTGTTTTCAGCTGGTTGGCAAGAGCAATTGCTGAACTCTCAGCGTCATTCGCCAATTTCTCCCAATTACTATCTATGGGTTGTCATTCTTTTTGGACTTTGTTTTGTGGCATTTTATGCACTATGGCTAAAACCAGTTGATAAGCTACCGCCACTCATTCCGGTTCTAGCGATTGGGATGCTCTATATCGCCACTGCCTATGTTGTTATATGGACAATACAAATTTATGAATACCGCCAGCTTACAGATCTCTATCTATTTATTCCCGCCGTTGCTTTTGTGCTGATTGTCGCTAGAACAATCGCCATTACCGTGCGGGCGCATGTGTTCGATGCAGATCGATCCGTGAAGTTTGAAACTCATCCTATGCTCGCTCGCCTAAACTATTATTTCACGCAAGCGAAAACCTGGCCCATGTGGGCTTTCTTTATCACTTTGCCAGTGCTGGGAGTAGTGTATGCGATATTGGTGTTACTGGGGCAAGGCCCCCATGCACTTATCAGAGCGTTTACAGACACCAGTGGCTGGACTTTTTCACAGCAGATCTCGCCGCCAAATGTGTTTTTTGATGAGCACTACCTTTGCACAGTAGCCGCTGGTGGGCACAAAGAACTTGTTAAGCCAATTCGGGGTGGGATCCGCCACGGACACCCCGTTATAGTGAATCGGCAATTGCTGATAGCTAATGCTTTTGAACAAGTAATCTCTGACCAGCTACCTCGCACACATCGAACGATTCGCGGCTTTTATGATCGGTATGGTTTTGATTTAGCGAAACGTATTAGAACGAAATGGGCAGCTGATACGGTTTGGGTATTGATGAAGCCTTTAGAATGGAGTTTTCTAGCTGTTATTTACCTGTGTGTGCGCCATCCTGAAGATCTTATCGCCATGCAATACACAGGCATCCACTATCGCGAACTGAATGATATAGATGTATAA
- a CDS encoding HAD-IIA family hydrolase, giving the protein MKSWLIDMDGVLVHEGKALNGAAEFLARLQEKEIPHLILTNNSIFTERDLAERLKTSGLDVPEDHIWTSALATAGFLAKQSDSRRAYVVGEAGLTTALYEEGFVMTDVKPEFVVLGETRTYSFDAITKAIRLIQDGARFIATNPDNTGPSADGDIPATGAVAALIEKATGRSPFFVGKPNPVMLRNGLNKIGAHSESTAIVGDRMDTDVLAGVETGLRTHLVLTGSTKKADIEKFPFRPDFVHDSIADVVELV; this is encoded by the coding sequence ATGAAGTCATGGTTAATTGATATGGACGGCGTGCTCGTGCACGAAGGCAAAGCGTTAAACGGAGCTGCGGAGTTCCTTGCAAGATTGCAAGAAAAGGAGATTCCGCATCTGATTTTGACGAACAACTCGATCTTTACCGAACGTGATTTGGCGGAGCGGCTGAAAACCTCCGGGCTCGATGTCCCAGAAGACCATATTTGGACCTCTGCCTTGGCCACCGCAGGTTTCTTAGCCAAGCAGTCAGATTCGCGTCGCGCCTACGTGGTGGGCGAAGCCGGTTTGACTACTGCGCTGTATGAAGAAGGCTTCGTCATGACCGACGTCAAGCCGGAATTCGTCGTGTTGGGTGAGACGCGCACCTATTCGTTCGATGCGATCACCAAGGCGATTCGCCTTATCCAAGACGGTGCTCGCTTCATTGCAACCAACCCGGATAATACTGGTCCGTCAGCTGATGGAGATATTCCGGCAACTGGGGCAGTAGCTGCGTTGATTGAGAAGGCAACTGGACGTTCACCGTTCTTCGTTGGCAAGCCCAATCCGGTGATGTTGCGCAATGGTTTGAATAAGATCGGTGCGCATTCGGAGTCGACCGCTATCGTGGGTGACCGGATGGATACCGATGTGTTGGCCGGCGTCGAAACTGGTTTGCGCACCCATTTGGTACTCACTGGTTCGACGAAGAAGGCAGATATCGAGAAGTTCCCGTTCCGGCCAGATTTTGTTCACGATTCTATTGCCGACGTCGTCGAGTTAGTGTGA
- the smpB gene encoding SsrA-binding protein SmpB, which produces MAKKNNAAKNSGKLTQAQKSKVAADAKQVIARNKKARHDYFIDDVFEAGLVLSGTEVKALRLGRASLTEAWIEIDRSGEAWVVGMNIPVYAMGSWTNHKPTAKRKLLLHANELRELGVKVKAKGTTIVPLELYFVRGRAKLEIALAHGKQEWDKRETLRRRQDEREAQRAMSIARRNQRQ; this is translated from the coding sequence ATGGCGAAGAAGAATAACGCTGCGAAGAACTCCGGCAAACTCACGCAAGCTCAAAAATCGAAGGTGGCTGCGGACGCTAAACAGGTTATTGCCCGCAACAAGAAAGCACGGCACGATTATTTTATCGACGACGTTTTCGAAGCTGGCCTTGTGCTTTCCGGCACTGAAGTCAAGGCTCTGCGGCTTGGTCGCGCCTCGCTAACTGAAGCCTGGATTGAGATTGATCGCTCTGGCGAAGCCTGGGTTGTGGGGATGAACATTCCGGTCTATGCGATGGGTTCGTGGACTAACCACAAGCCAACTGCTAAACGTAAGTTGCTTTTGCATGCCAATGAGTTACGCGAGCTGGGTGTGAAGGTCAAAGCCAAAGGCACAACGATTGTGCCCCTGGAACTGTATTTCGTGCGCGGCCGGGCAAAATTGGAAATTGCGCTGGCTCACGGTAAACAGGAGTGGGATAAGCGCGAGACGTTACGCCGTCGTCAAGATGAGCGCGAGGCACAGCGCGCGATGAGCATTGCTCGGCGCAACCAGCGTCAGTAA
- a CDS encoding M23 family metallopeptidase, giving the protein MGLRRRSIAFTCALTVITGGLVFPAMADERDDLVHQQEQNAQRQREITSTLEGLDVNLQDAFLELEKTRSQIPQAEAELASAENDLAIAQRQAQANAALLLSAQEELTSISGELSSSSQQAVQTKQTLAEIARATYRGETMPNALDLVLGSASAKEFTDAYRVNATLTRTQSAAFTEATQSVARSKNRKSRQEAVEDRISELKAQSDALVVAQNKARSAAQQHKDTLLGLADSITEQTKNLEQRKSEFEASLAQVEQAQAAASARIAAIDEENRRREAERLEAERQAANRASAQHATTGGGWLNPPIPGPLVVTSPFGMRVYPLGNYQRMHLGVDLASACGDPQYAAADGVVASTEFDIGGGNIVYVNHGIHNGSSYVTAHMHLSAIKVVPGQQVSQGDLIGLSGATGRVTGCHVHFEVWQNGTAINPMGLPGF; this is encoded by the coding sequence ATGGGTTTGCGACGCCGATCAATTGCGTTTACGTGTGCACTAACAGTCATTACTGGTGGCTTAGTTTTTCCAGCAATGGCTGATGAGCGTGATGATTTAGTTCATCAACAAGAACAAAATGCGCAACGACAACGCGAAATTACCTCCACCTTGGAAGGCCTAGATGTCAATCTCCAAGATGCTTTCCTCGAATTAGAAAAGACTCGTTCGCAAATCCCGCAGGCTGAAGCTGAGTTGGCCAGTGCAGAAAACGATTTAGCGATCGCCCAACGCCAGGCTCAAGCAAATGCTGCCTTGCTTTTATCTGCGCAAGAAGAATTAACGAGTATTTCTGGTGAGCTGTCGTCGTCGTCGCAACAAGCCGTTCAAACAAAACAAACGCTCGCCGAGATCGCCCGGGCAACTTACCGTGGTGAAACGATGCCTAATGCGCTGGATTTGGTGTTGGGATCGGCGTCGGCAAAAGAATTCACTGACGCATACCGGGTCAACGCTACCTTGACGCGCACGCAAAGTGCTGCCTTTACCGAGGCAACCCAGTCGGTTGCGCGTTCTAAGAACCGCAAGTCGCGCCAGGAAGCTGTTGAAGATCGAATTTCGGAACTCAAAGCCCAATCCGATGCGCTAGTTGTTGCCCAAAACAAAGCGCGCAGCGCCGCCCAACAACACAAAGATACACTACTAGGTTTAGCTGATTCGATCACTGAGCAGACGAAGAACTTGGAGCAACGAAAGTCAGAATTCGAAGCCTCCTTAGCTCAAGTCGAGCAAGCCCAAGCAGCTGCAAGTGCTCGCATTGCGGCAATCGACGAAGAAAACCGCCGTCGAGAAGCCGAACGCTTAGAAGCAGAACGCCAGGCCGCGAACCGAGCATCAGCCCAACATGCTACAACTGGCGGCGGGTGGTTAAATCCGCCAATTCCTGGGCCGCTCGTTGTGACCTCGCCGTTTGGTATGCGAGTCTATCCGTTAGGTAACTATCAGCGGATGCACTTAGGTGTTGATTTGGCTTCAGCGTGTGGCGATCCGCAGTATGCGGCGGCAGACGGCGTGGTGGCCAGTACCGAATTTGATATTGGTGGCGGAAATATTGTCTATGTCAACCACGGGATCCATAATGGAAGTTCCTATGTCACTGCACATATGCATCTTTCTGCGATCAAAGTAGTTCCAGGTCAACAGGTCTCACAAGGGGACTTGATCGGGCTTTCGGGTGCAACCGGTCGCGTTACCGGTTGCCATGTTCACTTCGAAGTATGGCAGAATGGTACGGCTATCAACCCAATGGGTCTGCCAGGCTTTTAA
- the ftsX gene encoding permease-like cell division protein FtsX, which translates to MRIGFIFSQVWKGLRKNTSMMASVVLVTFVSLLFVGAAILFQEQIESAKNDWYDKVEVSVFMCPPQSTSAACAGGEASQTQIDELRSFLEKGEVAQHIEQIYFETKEDAYESFRKQLADTAWADTIDAELMQSSFRLKLSDPSEDDIAVVSEMLSGRQGVESVVDQRQQLKPLFNMLNRFTLIATILAAIMIVVSLLLIPATIRLSAMFRRNETEIMRYVGASNSFIQAPFILEGVISSLIGALLAISGLYVVVEFFVHKWFADSWLKIVSAHDVLLLAPWLLSAAILISAFASFLALRRYTRV; encoded by the coding sequence ATGCGTATCGGTTTTATTTTTTCTCAAGTCTGGAAAGGCTTGCGGAAGAACACGTCCATGATGGCCTCAGTAGTTCTCGTAACCTTTGTCTCCCTGCTCTTTGTCGGTGCAGCGATCTTGTTCCAAGAACAAATCGAGTCAGCTAAAAACGACTGGTATGACAAGGTCGAAGTCTCAGTGTTCATGTGTCCGCCGCAGTCAACGAGTGCCGCATGTGCCGGCGGTGAAGCCAGCCAAACCCAGATCGATGAACTACGTAGCTTCCTTGAAAAAGGGGAAGTTGCCCAGCATATCGAACAGATATACTTCGAAACTAAAGAAGATGCGTATGAATCCTTCCGCAAGCAGCTAGCAGACACCGCTTGGGCTGACACTATCGATGCAGAGCTGATGCAGTCGTCCTTCCGGTTAAAGCTTTCTGATCCAAGCGAAGACGATATCGCGGTTGTTTCGGAGATGCTTTCGGGTCGCCAAGGAGTTGAATCGGTTGTCGATCAACGCCAACAGCTCAAACCGTTGTTCAACATGTTAAACCGGTTCACCCTCATCGCCACGATCCTTGCCGCGATTATGATTGTTGTTTCGCTACTACTGATTCCGGCAACTATTCGCTTATCAGCAATGTTTCGGCGTAACGAAACTGAGATCATGCGCTACGTGGGTGCATCGAATTCATTTATTCAAGCTCCGTTCATTCTCGAAGGTGTCATTTCTTCGCTAATCGGTGCGCTACTCGCAATCAGCGGATTGTACGTGGTTGTAGAGTTCTTTGTTCACAAATGGTTTGCCGATTCGTGGCTGAAAATCGTTTCTGCACACGACGTCTTACTCTTAGCTCCGTGGCTGTTAAGCGCAGCTATTCTGATTTCAGCTTTTGCTTCGTTCCTCGCGCTACGCCGTTACACAAGGGTTTAA
- the ftsE gene encoding cell division ATP-binding protein FtsE produces the protein MITFDNVTKIYARGAAPALDQVSLNIERGDFVFLVGASGSGKSTMLSLILAEERQTSGRVHVLGKDLSTVSSRRVPFLRRKIGTVFQDFRLLTDKNVFDNVALAMKVIGRPRHAIMKEVPQVLELVGLDGKEKRGMHELSGGEKQRVAIARAMVNRPEILLADEPTGNLDHNTALGIMRLLDRINRQGTTVVMATHDQEIVNQLRKRVVELVNGQMTRDQERGQYGGAR, from the coding sequence ATGATTACGTTTGACAACGTTACAAAAATCTATGCCCGTGGCGCAGCCCCGGCGTTAGACCAAGTCAGCCTCAATATTGAGCGCGGTGACTTCGTCTTCCTTGTTGGCGCCTCCGGCTCAGGTAAATCCACTATGTTGAGCCTGATCTTGGCCGAAGAACGGCAAACCTCTGGTCGAGTACATGTGTTAGGTAAAGACCTCTCCACTGTCTCATCTCGCCGCGTGCCGTTCCTGCGCCGTAAAATCGGTACGGTTTTCCAAGATTTCCGCCTCCTAACAGATAAAAACGTCTTTGACAACGTTGCGTTGGCGATGAAAGTCATCGGCCGGCCGCGCCACGCGATCATGAAAGAGGTGCCACAAGTTTTGGAGCTTGTGGGATTAGACGGCAAAGAAAAGCGTGGAATGCATGAACTGTCTGGTGGTGAAAAGCAACGAGTAGCCATCGCACGCGCGATGGTCAATCGCCCAGAAATTCTCCTTGCCGATGAGCCAACTGGAAACCTCGATCACAATACTGCCTTAGGTATTATGCGCTTGCTCGATCGCATTAATCGCCAGGGTACAACCGTCGTGATGGCAACTCACGATCAAGAAATTGTTAATCAGCTACGCAAACGTGTTGTAGAGCTAGTTAATGGTCAAATGACGCGTGATCAAGAGCGCGGTCAATATGGAGGTGCCCGGTAA